One region of Dysidea avara chromosome 1, odDysAvar1.4, whole genome shotgun sequence genomic DNA includes:
- the LOC136254044 gene encoding olfactory receptor 52E4-like: protein MSGMDYSGSGTNQEIDDQGSILPGHVPYLSLLFKMIATTVILLLSGWVVYTIKTTRTLHKPHNIFVANLLVSGMITSLSDCLISSTMIVSFALGVESFIGCFVLKFRLLPFYVNNMSFVIIAADKVVAIRFPFKHKRMMTSRVVAAVISGAWLIAIIPTAYTIIFDVDGVTDVPQYGACLFEGNAFVEAVVIFIIPMVVASILTILLNVRLAIKAFQVHRLIERETRLAGVNSQSTNLSVLRKKLCTIKRNRKPIITLFVVILGSVSIPLLFTPFLILGRFLVGSQVYLEFTEYVMVPNIGFVIRFFQPLVYGLYFKQVREQMMRCLKRLNKVNSVAPQP from the coding sequence ATGAGTGGAATGGATTACTCTGGGTCAGGAACCAACCAGGAGATAGATGATCAAGGCTCTATTCTTCCAGGACATGTTCCCTACCTATCCTTGTTGTTCAAGATGATCGCTACAACAGTCATCTTACTACTGTCTGGCTGGGTGGTCTACACTATCAAAACCACTAGAACATTACACAAGCCTCATAATATATTTGTTGCCAACCTGCTGGTGTCTGGTATGATAACTTCACTATCAGACTGCTTGATTTCCAGTACAATGATCGTCAGCTTTGCACTTGGTGTGGAGTCTTTTATTGGATGCTTTGTATTGAAGTTTCGACTGCTCCCTTTTTATGTCAACAATATGTCATTCGTGATAATAGCAGCTGATAAGGTGGTAGCGATAAGATTTCCTTTCAAGCACAAAAGAATGATGACATCTCGTGTTGTAGCTGCTGTTATCAGTGGAGCATGGCTGATAGCCATCATACCTACTGCTTACACGATCATCTTTGATGTGGATGGTGTCACTGATGTACCACAATACGGTGCCTGCTTGTTTGAGGGAAATGCCTTTGTTGAAGCAGTGGTCATTTTTATAATTCCAATGGTAGTGGCATCTATCCTTACCATACTCCTCAATGTTCGGTTAGCTATAAAAGCTTTTCAGGTTCACAGGCTAATCGAAAGGGAAACCAGATTAGCAGGAGTCAACAGCCAGTCTACAAATCTTTCTGTTTTGAGgaagaaactatgcaccatcAAGCGAAACAGGAAACCAATCATAACGCTATTTGTGGTCATCTTGGGTAGTGTATCCATCCCTCTGCTGTTTACACCATTTCTCATTTTGGGAAGATTTCTGGTTGGTTCACAGGTGTATCTAGAGTTTACAGAGTATGTTATGGTTCCAAACATTGGGTTTGTAATAAGATTTTTCCAACCACTCGTATACGGGTTGTATTTCAAACAAGTTCGTGAGCAGATGATGAGGTGTTTGAAGAGACTGAACAAAGTCAACTCAGTTGCCCCACAACCATGA